In one Nostoc sp. KVJ3 genomic region, the following are encoded:
- a CDS encoding glycosyltransferase family 2 protein, with amino-acid sequence MPDPQISAIICTHNRDTYLGAAIDSLLAQDFTADFEIVVVDNGSSDRTREVVEQRAHNPRLKYVFEPTIGLSVARNTGAKVASGDILAYLDDDAVASPGWLQVLYFAYYNNSKLAIAGGKVTLLWPPGIIQPKWLSPGLAANLGAYDLGDNNIYIEQPGLTPRGLNYSIRRSFLEEIGGFDPHLGRVGKNLLSNEELQMTEFALQRAWQVAYLPEALVAHNVSPERLQRSWFLNRGWWQGISECYREQLAGKAGIAQLQGGSERFVRGLYKALQYFSDPAERFDKLVYAYGQIGYLNAAIQGLLFTSNKK; translated from the coding sequence ATGCCAGATCCCCAAATCTCTGCTATCATCTGTACCCACAATCGAGATACCTATTTAGGGGCTGCAATTGATAGTCTTTTAGCGCAGGATTTTACTGCTGACTTTGAAATTGTAGTCGTTGATAATGGGTCTAGCGATCGCACCCGTGAGGTTGTAGAACAAAGGGCCCACAATCCGCGCCTGAAGTATGTATTTGAACCCACCATTGGTTTATCTGTCGCCCGCAACACGGGTGCAAAAGTAGCTAGTGGTGATATTCTTGCTTATCTGGATGACGATGCTGTTGCTAGTCCTGGCTGGCTACAAGTTTTATATTTTGCCTATTACAATAATTCTAAACTAGCGATCGCAGGTGGCAAAGTCACTCTCTTATGGCCCCCAGGAATTATACAACCAAAATGGCTCTCTCCAGGGCTAGCTGCAAATCTGGGTGCATACGACTTGGGTGATAACAACATCTACATCGAGCAACCTGGCTTAACACCCAGAGGCTTAAATTACTCCATCCGCCGCAGTTTCCTAGAAGAAATTGGCGGTTTTGATCCTCATCTCGGTCGAGTGGGGAAAAATCTATTGTCAAATGAAGAACTGCAAATGACCGAATTTGCTCTACAGCGTGCTTGGCAAGTTGCTTATCTTCCCGAAGCGCTGGTTGCTCACAATGTTTCACCAGAACGCCTCCAACGCTCCTGGTTTTTAAATCGGGGTTGGTGGCAAGGTATCAGTGAATGCTATCGAGAACAACTCGCCGGAAAAGCTGGAATCGCTCAATTGCAGGGAGGTAGCGAACGATTTGTGCGCGGCTTGTATAAAGCATTGCAATATTTTTCTGATCCAGCAGAACGGTTTGACAAACTTGTATATGCTTACGGTCAGATTGGTTACTTAAATGCTGCTATTCAAGGTCTTTTATTCACATCAAATAAGAAATAA
- a CDS encoding glycosyltransferase family 2 protein, which yields MSSKIPVSVLIPAKNEQANLPACLASLSRADEIFVVDSQSTDNSIEIAKSHGVNVVQFDFNGRWPKKKNWSLDNLPFRNQWVLIVDCDERITPELWEEIDQAIQHDEYIGYYLNRRVFFLGKWIRYGGKYPDWNLRLFQHKKGRYENLHTEDIPNTGDNEVHEHVILQGKVGYLKNDMLHEDFRDLYHWLERHNRYSNWEASVYFNILTGKDDSGTIDANLFGDAVQRKRFLKKVWVHLPFKPFLRFVLFYIIQRGFLDGKAGYIYARLLSQYEYQIGVKLYELRNCGGHLNTATTPKEEAGKQGSREAEVKLLTIDS from the coding sequence ATGTCATCTAAAATACCAGTTTCTGTACTAATTCCGGCAAAAAACGAACAAGCCAACTTACCAGCCTGTCTCGCTAGCCTCAGCAGAGCCGATGAAATATTTGTAGTAGATTCTCAAAGTACCGATAACAGCATTGAAATTGCAAAAAGTCACGGTGTCAATGTCGTACAATTCGACTTCAATGGACGCTGGCCTAAAAAGAAAAATTGGTCTTTAGATAATCTTCCTTTCCGTAACCAATGGGTGCTAATTGTAGATTGCGATGAGCGGATCACCCCTGAACTTTGGGAAGAAATTGACCAAGCAATTCAACATGATGAATATATCGGTTATTATCTCAACCGTCGCGTATTTTTCTTAGGAAAATGGATTCGCTATGGTGGGAAATATCCCGATTGGAATCTCCGTTTATTTCAACATAAAAAAGGTCGCTACGAAAACCTGCATACAGAAGATATTCCCAATACTGGAGATAATGAAGTTCACGAGCATGTGATTTTGCAAGGCAAAGTTGGGTATCTCAAAAATGATATGCTCCACGAAGACTTCCGCGACCTTTATCACTGGCTAGAACGACACAACCGCTATTCCAACTGGGAAGCCAGCGTTTATTTTAATATTCTTACAGGTAAAGATGATAGTGGCACTATCGACGCGAATCTATTTGGTGATGCAGTGCAACGCAAGCGCTTTTTGAAAAAAGTATGGGTACACCTGCCATTTAAACCCTTTTTACGGTTTGTTTTATTTTATATAATTCAACGCGGTTTTTTGGATGGCAAAGCTGGATATATCTATGCACGCTTGCTGAGTCAATATGAATATCAAATTGGCGTTAAACTTTACGAATTACGCAACTGTGGTGGTCACTTGAATACTGCAACTACCCCAAAGGAAGAAGCAGGGAAGCAGGGGAGTAGAGAAGCAGAGGTAAAGCTATTGACCATTGACTCATAA